A genomic segment from Bradyrhizobium diazoefficiens USDA 110 encodes:
- a CDS encoding ABC transporter ATP-binding protein, which yields MSAVLEVTNIKKNFGGISAVADVSFDVREGEILGLIGPNGCGKSTLFNCILGQLTPSGGEVKLDGKVVTGLRPSELNKLGVSRTFQLLQVFPKLSVRENLILAGQEHQGNMASRLVGRSDAGLTEAANQMIGFFKLDHLAAEPAGGLSYGQQKLLDAAMAFMGGPRLVLLDEPAGGVNPSMLADLKDRLVAINRQKNATFVVIEHNMEFVMSLCSRVMVMAEGKVLAMGRPDEVRKNPAVIEAYLGH from the coding sequence ATGAGTGCGGTCCTCGAAGTCACCAACATCAAGAAGAATTTTGGCGGCATCAGCGCCGTCGCCGACGTCAGCTTCGACGTGCGCGAGGGCGAGATCCTCGGTCTGATCGGACCGAACGGCTGCGGCAAGTCCACGCTATTCAACTGCATTCTCGGCCAGCTCACGCCATCCGGTGGCGAAGTGAAGCTCGACGGCAAGGTGGTCACGGGGCTGCGCCCCTCCGAGCTCAACAAGCTCGGTGTCAGCCGCACCTTCCAGCTGTTGCAGGTATTTCCAAAACTGTCGGTGCGCGAGAATTTGATCCTCGCGGGACAGGAGCACCAGGGCAACATGGCCTCGCGCCTGGTCGGCCGCTCCGATGCCGGGCTGACGGAGGCCGCCAACCAGATGATCGGCTTCTTCAAGCTCGATCACCTCGCGGCTGAACCTGCCGGCGGCCTCTCCTACGGCCAGCAGAAGCTGCTCGATGCCGCCATGGCTTTCATGGGCGGACCGCGCCTCGTGCTGCTCGACGAGCCCGCCGGCGGCGTCAACCCGTCGATGCTGGCGGACCTGAAGGACCGGCTGGTCGCGATCAACCGCCAGAAGAACGCGACCTTCGTCGTGATCGAGCACAACATGGAGTTCGTGATGTCGCTGTGCTCGCGCGTGATGGTGATGGCGGAAGGCAAGGTGCTGGCGATGGGACGGCCGGACGAGGTCCGCAAGAACCCGGCCGTGATCGAAGCTTATCTGGGACATTGA
- a CDS encoding branched-chain amino acid ABC transporter permease: protein MSSFGKPLKIALGLIVIAGLIIVPMNFNRYGLFILSQWAVMTIAAMGLNLTLGYAGQVSLAQGAFVGIGAYAAAIMTTHGWPLPVAILVAIVLSFGVGWVLGYPALRVQHHYLAFVTLAFSTLAFLVFRNESWLTGGIYGISNIPRPHFFGIATNKPLPFYYVCLGSLAIVSLAVWWLIRSPWGRAFMALRENPLRAQSLGIDTRRYTLMAFAIGSALGGVAGALYAPLTQYIDPVPFNLSLSLDLLMMVIVGGAGFYFGPFLGAMIAVLLPEWLRFTEGYYLMLYAIAVMLLLIWSPTGILGILDRYLAERRTKAASALRAVAKSRLETVQ from the coding sequence ATGAGCAGCTTTGGCAAACCCCTGAAGATCGCGCTCGGCCTCATCGTCATCGCCGGCCTGATCATCGTCCCCATGAACTTCAACCGCTACGGCCTGTTCATCCTGAGCCAGTGGGCGGTGATGACCATCGCCGCGATGGGCCTCAACCTCACGCTCGGCTATGCCGGCCAGGTCTCGCTTGCCCAAGGCGCCTTCGTCGGCATCGGCGCCTATGCGGCGGCGATCATGACCACCCATGGCTGGCCGCTGCCGGTCGCGATCCTGGTTGCGATCGTCTTGAGCTTCGGCGTCGGCTGGGTGCTCGGCTATCCCGCGCTGCGCGTGCAGCACCACTACCTCGCTTTCGTCACGCTCGCCTTCTCGACATTGGCCTTCCTCGTGTTCCGCAACGAGAGCTGGCTGACGGGCGGCATCTACGGCATCTCCAACATTCCGCGCCCGCATTTCTTCGGAATCGCGACCAACAAGCCCCTGCCCTTCTACTATGTCTGCCTCGGCTCGCTCGCGATCGTCTCGCTCGCGGTGTGGTGGCTGATCCGCTCGCCCTGGGGCCGCGCCTTCATGGCGCTGCGCGAAAACCCGCTGCGCGCGCAATCGCTCGGCATCGACACAAGGCGCTACACGCTGATGGCGTTTGCGATCGGCTCGGCGCTTGGCGGCGTTGCCGGCGCGCTCTACGCGCCGCTGACGCAATATATCGATCCGGTGCCGTTCAACCTGTCGCTCTCGCTCGATCTACTGATGATGGTGATCGTCGGCGGCGCCGGCTTCTATTTCGGTCCCTTCCTGGGCGCGATGATCGCGGTGCTGCTGCCGGAATGGCTGCGCTTCACGGAAGGGTATTACCTGATGCTCTATGCGATCGCGGTGATGCTGCTGCTGATCTGGTCGCCGACCGGCATTTTGGGAATCCTCGACCGCTATCTCGCCGAGCGCCGCACCAAGGCGGCCTCTGCGCTGCGCGCCGTGGCAAAATCCCGGCTGGAGACGGTGCAATGA
- a CDS encoding branched-chain amino acid ABC transporter permease, with translation MSNLFDLLVAGLATGAIYALVAVGFTLLWQTSQTINFAQGEFVMLPAFLMLATMHVGAPFWLAIILGILLSMILLGLAFKMLLVDPMMRHGVLPLAIATMALAIGIKESVKQFFSAEASPFPSIVPTGDISILGHAVSLQSIGVLVVAILAVFGLTSLLNRTSLGHQMQAAAQNPTVARIIGVPVERMILLTFLINAFLVALASLLITPIYLAKFSSGEVLGQAAFIAAIVGGFNQVRGAIAGGLLIGVLDNLAASYVSTQYRAAVPLIFLIVVILFRPQGLLGRAEERTV, from the coding sequence ATGTCCAATCTGTTCGATCTTCTGGTCGCAGGACTTGCCACCGGCGCCATCTATGCACTGGTCGCGGTCGGCTTCACGCTGCTGTGGCAGACCTCGCAGACCATCAATTTCGCGCAGGGCGAGTTCGTGATGCTGCCGGCGTTCCTGATGCTCGCGACGATGCATGTTGGCGCGCCGTTCTGGCTCGCGATCATCCTCGGCATCCTGCTCTCGATGATCCTGCTCGGCCTCGCCTTCAAGATGCTGCTGGTCGATCCGATGATGCGCCATGGCGTGCTGCCGCTGGCGATCGCGACCATGGCGCTGGCGATCGGCATCAAGGAATCGGTGAAGCAGTTCTTCAGCGCGGAGGCCTCGCCCTTCCCCTCGATCGTGCCGACCGGCGATATCTCCATCCTCGGCCACGCCGTCTCGCTGCAAAGCATCGGCGTCCTCGTCGTCGCCATTCTTGCAGTCTTCGGCCTGACCTCGCTCCTCAACCGCACCTCGCTCGGCCACCAGATGCAGGCGGCCGCCCAGAATCCGACGGTGGCGCGCATCATCGGCGTGCCCGTGGAGCGCATGATCCTGTTGACCTTCCTGATCAACGCCTTCCTGGTCGCGCTGGCCTCGCTGCTGATCACGCCGATTTACCTCGCGAAATTCTCGTCCGGCGAGGTGCTGGGCCAGGCCGCCTTCATCGCGGCGATCGTCGGCGGCTTCAACCAGGTGCGCGGCGCGATCGCGGGCGGCCTGTTGATCGGCGTGCTCGACAATCTCGCGGCAAGCTACGTCTCGACGCAATACCGCGCGGCCGTGCCGCTGATCTTCCTGATCGTCGTCATCCTGTTCCGGCCGCAAGGACTGCTCGGCCGCGCCGAGGAGCGCACGGTATGA
- a CDS encoding ABC transporter substrate-binding protein: protein MKSTILAGALLAFATATSVHAQAIKLADVAELSGGGATVGTNWKNGIDLAIEEINAKGGVLGRKLEVTHADSQSNPGVARAQVQKALDAEPYVLLGPGYSGSVKVTAPLAAEAGIAQIMGGEAAELTQAGNKFLFRTSFGQQSSMPKVAKYIHDEMKAKSVAVVWVNNDFGRGGRDVVVKELDRLGSKVVADLSTEAGQADFAADVGKIKSANPDAVFVYLNEEESARILKELKRQGVTAPLMGETTLIGQKVIELAGDAANGARGHVGLTTDAPVDLIKAFREKFSKKYNYVPDHNGLKGYLAVYMVKATTEKMGKVDSKAFADTLHGLTIKAADEPGILMDVTFSETGDIDRQSFLVEVVEGKQVVKQVLPKVK, encoded by the coding sequence ATGAAATCGACTATTCTGGCAGGCGCCCTGCTTGCCTTCGCGACTGCAACCAGCGTCCACGCACAGGCGATCAAGCTCGCCGACGTCGCCGAGCTGTCGGGCGGCGGCGCCACCGTCGGCACCAACTGGAAGAACGGCATCGACCTCGCGATCGAGGAGATCAACGCCAAGGGCGGCGTGCTCGGCCGCAAGCTCGAGGTCACCCATGCCGACTCGCAATCCAATCCGGGCGTTGCCCGCGCGCAAGTGCAGAAGGCACTCGATGCCGAGCCCTATGTGCTGCTCGGACCCGGCTATTCCGGCTCGGTGAAGGTCACCGCACCGCTCGCGGCCGAAGCCGGCATCGCGCAGATCATGGGCGGCGAAGCCGCCGAGCTGACGCAAGCCGGCAACAAGTTCCTGTTCCGCACCTCGTTCGGCCAGCAATCCTCGATGCCGAAGGTCGCGAAATACATCCACGACGAGATGAAGGCGAAGTCGGTCGCGGTGGTCTGGGTCAACAACGACTTCGGCCGCGGCGGACGCGACGTCGTCGTGAAGGAGCTCGACCGGCTCGGCTCCAAGGTCGTCGCCGATCTCTCCACCGAAGCAGGCCAGGCCGACTTCGCCGCCGACGTCGGCAAGATCAAGTCTGCCAATCCCGACGCCGTATTCGTCTATCTCAACGAGGAAGAGAGCGCGCGCATCCTGAAAGAGCTGAAGCGCCAGGGCGTCACCGCGCCGCTGATGGGCGAGACCACGCTGATCGGCCAGAAGGTGATCGAGCTTGCCGGCGATGCCGCCAACGGCGCGCGCGGCCATGTCGGCCTCACCACGGACGCACCGGTCGACCTGATCAAGGCGTTCCGCGAGAAGTTTTCCAAGAAGTACAATTACGTGCCGGACCACAACGGCCTGAAGGGCTACCTCGCCGTCTACATGGTGAAGGCCACCACCGAAAAGATGGGCAAGGTCGATTCCAAGGCGTTCGCCGATACGCTGCACGGCCTGACCATCAAGGCCGCCGACGAGCCGGGCATCCTGATGGACGTCACCTTCAGCGAGACCGGCGACATCGACCGCCAGAGTTTTCTGGTCGAAGTGGTCGAAGGCAAGCAGGTGGTGAAGCAGGTGCTGCCGAAGGTGAAGTGA
- a CDS encoding shikimate dehydrogenase: protein MSKRGYAASKKLLTGLIGAPIAHSASPAMHERAAEALGLRGHYQLIEVAGADAAGLRLMLEGVRRLGFAGVNVTYPYKEAVVPLLDALAPGAAAMGAVNTVVVRDGRLTGHNTDTTGFARAVAPLLAPSGNAVAVIGTGGVGKAIAFALASLEVADLRIFDSEPARAEKLAALLAKHGGARVAKSVEDALDGATGLVNGTPVGMLPNRGMPVPAALLHEKLWVADAVYSPLITPLLAAAQERGAKIMTGRELAIYQAADAFELFTGLAPSTEVMGEAFDEVMAARSSAYHAA, encoded by the coding sequence ATGTCGAAGCGCGGATACGCCGCCAGCAAGAAACTCCTCACCGGCCTGATCGGCGCGCCGATCGCGCATTCCGCTTCCCCCGCCATGCATGAGCGCGCCGCCGAGGCGCTCGGCCTGCGCGGTCACTACCAGCTGATCGAGGTCGCAGGCGCCGACGCGGCCGGACTGAGGCTGATGCTCGAAGGCGTGCGGCGGCTCGGCTTTGCCGGCGTCAACGTGACCTATCCTTACAAGGAAGCGGTGGTCCCACTGCTCGACGCACTGGCGCCGGGCGCCGCCGCGATGGGCGCGGTCAACACCGTCGTTGTCAGGGACGGCCGCCTGACCGGCCACAACACCGACACCACCGGCTTTGCGCGCGCGGTGGCGCCGCTGCTGGCGCCGTCTGGAAATGCGGTTGCCGTGATCGGCACGGGCGGCGTCGGCAAGGCGATCGCCTTCGCACTGGCGAGCCTTGAGGTCGCCGACCTCCGCATCTTCGACTCCGAACCGGCGCGGGCCGAAAAACTTGCCGCACTGCTTGCCAAGCATGGCGGCGCCAGGGTCGCGAAAAGCGTCGAGGACGCGCTCGACGGCGCGACCGGCCTCGTCAACGGCACGCCGGTCGGCATGCTGCCGAACCGCGGCATGCCTGTTCCGGCTGCGCTGCTGCACGAGAAGCTCTGGGTGGCCGACGCCGTCTATTCGCCGCTGATCACGCCGCTGCTGGCCGCGGCGCAGGAGCGCGGCGCGAAGATCATGACCGGGCGGGAGCTTGCGATCTACCAGGCCGCCGACGCTTTCGAACTGTTCACCGGCCTTGCCCCATCGACCGAAGTCATGGGAGAGGCTTTTGACGAGGTGATGGCGGCACGAAGCTCAGCCTATCACGCAGCGTAA
- a CDS encoding LysR family transcriptional regulator has translation MMTLRQVEVIRAVMVTGTIGGAAKLLNVSAPGISRLVKYTERSLGIRFFQRQNGRYFPTPEAENIFEQINGVYKKVDDLSEIISKIGRGGLSELRIGSVPSISQVMVPRAIERVRRRYPDLGIDINILKLEEAIDYLLLGRGECVAMSYRLEHSGLDFLPLASGELYCIVPPGHELAGRKQVSAAEITRYPLIGIDPNDPYGRIMAGIFSRNRLDYNITIRARFGTTVCALVKAGLGIAVIDQFTVAHGGYPGIELLKITEPTRFDTYIAVKRGAPLSLHVEYFIESLRAEMRAVEPSRGNGRAAPARGRKK, from the coding sequence ATGATGACGCTGCGCCAGGTTGAAGTGATCCGTGCCGTGATGGTGACGGGCACCATTGGCGGTGCGGCGAAGCTGCTCAACGTCTCGGCGCCGGGGATCAGCCGCCTCGTCAAATACACCGAGCGCTCGCTCGGCATCCGCTTCTTCCAGCGCCAGAACGGCCGCTACTTCCCGACGCCGGAAGCCGAGAACATCTTCGAGCAGATCAACGGCGTCTACAAGAAGGTCGACGACCTCTCGGAGATCATCTCCAAGATCGGCCGCGGCGGCCTGTCGGAATTGCGCATCGGCTCGGTGCCGAGCATCTCGCAGGTGATGGTGCCGCGCGCGATCGAGCGCGTCCGGCGCCGCTATCCCGATCTCGGCATCGACATCAACATCCTCAAGCTCGAGGAGGCCATCGACTATCTCCTGCTCGGCCGCGGCGAGTGCGTGGCGATGAGCTACCGGCTCGAGCATTCCGGGCTCGACTTCCTGCCGCTCGCCTCGGGCGAGCTCTATTGCATCGTGCCGCCCGGCCACGAGCTGGCCGGCCGCAAGCAGGTGTCGGCGGCCGAGATCACCCGCTACCCGCTGATCGGCATCGATCCGAACGACCCCTACGGCCGGATCATGGCCGGGATCTTTTCGCGCAACCGGCTCGATTACAACATCACCATCCGCGCGCGCTTCGGCACCACGGTCTGCGCGCTGGTGAAAGCGGGGCTCGGCATCGCCGTCATCGACCAGTTCACGGTGGCCCATGGCGGCTATCCCGGCATCGAGCTGCTCAAGATCACCGAGCCGACGCGGTTCGACACCTATATCGCGGTGAAGCGCGGCGCACCGCTGTCGCTTCACGTCGAGTATTTCATCGAATCCCTGCGCGCCGAGATGCGCGCGGTCGAGCCGTCCCGCGGCAACGGCAGGGCTGCGCCTGCGCGCGGACGGAAGAAATAA
- a CDS encoding helix-turn-helix transcriptional regulator: MSAVDYGREALDFIEGLGVYRKVPDAMNALEAAFGRFGFETIIVTGLPNPDQRFAQMVLAKRWPAGWFNLYTQNNYDRFDPVVRLCRQSVNPFEWSEAPYDAELEPSAAEVMNRAGDFRMSRGFIVPIHGLTGYEAAVSLGGVHLDLNPRSKPALHLMAMYGFDHIRRLLEPTPYPSTRLTPREREVISWASQGKSAWEIGEILHITQRTAEEHLATAARKLGAVNRTHAVALAIRHKIINP, encoded by the coding sequence ATGTCCGCCGTCGATTATGGCCGGGAAGCGCTCGACTTCATCGAAGGCCTGGGTGTCTATCGCAAGGTACCGGACGCCATGAACGCGCTTGAAGCGGCCTTCGGCCGTTTCGGCTTCGAAACTATCATTGTGACGGGATTGCCGAATCCCGATCAGCGGTTTGCGCAGATGGTGCTCGCCAAGCGCTGGCCGGCGGGATGGTTCAATCTCTACACTCAGAACAACTATGACCGCTTCGATCCCGTGGTGCGGCTGTGCCGGCAATCGGTCAATCCGTTCGAGTGGTCGGAGGCGCCCTATGATGCCGAGCTCGAGCCGAGCGCGGCCGAGGTGATGAACCGCGCCGGCGATTTTCGCATGTCGCGCGGCTTCATCGTGCCGATCCACGGGCTCACCGGCTATGAAGCCGCGGTGTCGCTCGGCGGCGTCCATCTCGACCTCAATCCCCGCAGCAAGCCGGCGCTGCACCTAATGGCGATGTATGGCTTCGACCACATTCGCCGTCTGCTCGAGCCGACGCCGTATCCGTCGACGCGTCTCACCCCGCGCGAGCGCGAGGTGATCTCCTGGGCTTCGCAGGGCAAGTCGGCCTGGGAGATCGGCGAGATCCTGCACATCACGCAGCGCACCGCCGAAGAGCATCTTGCAACTGCTGCGCGCAAGCTCGGTGCGGTCAACCGTACGCATGCGGTTGCGCTGGCGATTCGCCACAAGATCATCAATCCCTAA
- a CDS encoding acyl-homoserine-lactone synthase: MIHAISAVNRHLYEDVLEQHFRLRHDIFVEERHWETLRRPDGREVDSYDDEDTVYLLALEGRRVVGGHRLYPTTKPSMMSEVFPHLAAVRGCPSDPLIWEWSRYFVVRDRRDGALNLQLMAAVQEFCLDQGIAQVSAIMETWWLPRFHEAGFVVTPLGLPALVENAWTMAATVDIRRQTLDVLHDRIGMPSIVQQDGPRLDAVARANLCGLAAAQRKSA; this comes from the coding sequence ATGATTCACGCAATTTCCGCGGTCAATCGCCACTTATACGAGGACGTACTCGAGCAGCATTTCCGGCTGCGTCATGACATCTTTGTCGAGGAGCGGCACTGGGAGACGCTGCGCAGGCCGGATGGCCGCGAGGTCGATTCCTATGACGACGAGGATACCGTCTATCTGCTTGCGCTGGAGGGACGGCGCGTCGTCGGCGGCCACCGGCTCTACCCCACGACCAAGCCCTCGATGATGAGCGAGGTCTTCCCGCATCTGGCGGCGGTTCGCGGCTGCCCCTCGGATCCGCTGATCTGGGAATGGTCGCGCTACTTCGTCGTCCGCGATCGCCGCGACGGCGCGCTCAACCTGCAACTGATGGCGGCGGTGCAGGAGTTCTGCCTCGACCAGGGAATCGCGCAGGTCAGCGCGATCATGGAAACCTGGTGGTTGCCGCGCTTCCACGAGGCCGGCTTCGTCGTGACGCCGCTCGGCCTGCCGGCTCTGGTCGAGAACGCCTGGACCATGGCGGCCACCGTCGACATTCGTCGCCAGACGCTCGATGTCCTGCATGATCGCATCGGCATGCCTTCCATCGTGCAACAGGACGGCCCGCGTCTGGACGCCGTCGCCCGTGCCAACCTTTGCGGCCTCGCTGCCGCGCAACGAAAGAGCGCCTGA
- a CDS encoding branched-chain amino acid ABC transporter permease yields the protein MLLVVEQFLNGLQFGLLLFLLAAGLTLVFGIMDLVNLAHGSLYMMGAYFAATFAAWTGSFLLGALMALGATLVLGIVLEMTALRHLYGRDHLDHVLATFGLILFFNEAVRLIWGPAGLALPLPAWLTVPVPILPGIHYPAYRLAIIVVALLVALLLYLGVMRTRIGMLIRAGASNREMIGALGINIKLLYTLVFGLGAALAGLAGLMQAPILTVQIGMGENILILAFVIIVIGGIGSIRGAFLAAIFVGMIDTLGRAFLPNLLRQVLSGAAASTAAPALSSMLIYLVMAIVLVVRPEGLFPANRR from the coding sequence ATGCTGCTCGTCGTCGAACAGTTTCTGAACGGATTGCAGTTCGGCCTGCTGCTGTTCCTGCTCGCCGCCGGCCTGACGCTGGTGTTCGGGATCATGGATCTCGTCAACCTCGCGCACGGCTCGCTCTACATGATGGGCGCCTATTTCGCCGCGACCTTCGCGGCCTGGACCGGCAGCTTCCTGCTCGGTGCGCTGATGGCGCTCGGAGCAACGCTCGTGCTCGGCATCGTGCTCGAGATGACGGCGCTGCGGCATCTCTACGGCCGCGACCATCTCGACCACGTGCTCGCGACCTTCGGCCTGATCCTGTTCTTCAATGAAGCCGTGCGGCTGATCTGGGGCCCGGCAGGCCTGGCGCTGCCGCTGCCGGCCTGGCTCACCGTGCCGGTGCCGATCCTGCCCGGCATTCACTATCCCGCCTATCGCCTCGCCATCATCGTGGTGGCGCTGCTGGTCGCGCTGCTGCTCTATCTCGGCGTGATGCGCACCCGCATCGGCATGCTGATCCGGGCCGGCGCCTCCAACCGCGAGATGATCGGCGCGCTCGGCATCAACATCAAGCTGCTCTACACGCTGGTGTTCGGTCTCGGTGCCGCGCTCGCCGGCCTTGCCGGCCTGATGCAGGCGCCGATCCTCACCGTGCAGATCGGCATGGGCGAGAACATCCTGATCCTGGCCTTCGTCATCATCGTGATCGGCGGCATCGGCTCGATCCGCGGCGCGTTCCTGGCCGCGATCTTCGTCGGCATGATCGACACGCTCGGCCGCGCCTTCCTGCCGAACCTGCTGCGGCAGGTGCTCAGCGGCGCCGCTGCCTCCACCGCCGCGCCCGCGCTGTCGTCCATGCTGATCTATCTTGTGATGGCGATCGTGCTGGTGGTGCGGCCGGAGGGGCTGTTTCCGGCCAACCGTCGATGA
- a CDS encoding branched-chain amino acid ABC transporter permease: protein MKAFTVSKAVTALMLAGLVLLPLYSQASGNVFILTLFTRIVILALAAASLNLIMGFGGMMSFGHAAYLGIGGYAVGMLAQEGVGSGFIQFPVALAASAIYALVIGALSLRTRGVYFIMITLAFAQMAYYVASGLARYGGDDGLTVYKRSDFSGLINLGNRVQFYYLCLACLLGVLFLIWRIVNSRFGLVVQGLRSNEQRMQAIGFPAKRYQLVCFVISGMMCGLAGALLANNTDFISPAVMYWTRSGDLMVMVILGGMGTLFGPVMGAVVFLLLEEFLSQITEYWALIMGPLLLLIVLFGRGGIMGMLGRAGRG from the coding sequence ATGAAGGCTTTCACGGTGAGCAAGGCCGTCACGGCCCTGATGCTGGCGGGCCTCGTGCTGCTGCCGCTCTATTCGCAAGCATCCGGCAACGTCTTCATCCTGACGCTGTTCACCCGCATCGTCATCCTGGCGCTGGCCGCCGCGAGCCTCAACCTCATCATGGGTTTTGGCGGCATGATGAGCTTTGGCCACGCCGCCTATCTCGGCATCGGCGGCTACGCCGTCGGCATGCTCGCGCAGGAAGGCGTAGGTTCCGGCTTCATCCAGTTTCCAGTCGCGCTGGCGGCCTCTGCGATCTACGCGCTGGTGATCGGCGCGCTCTCTTTGCGCACCCGCGGCGTCTATTTCATCATGATCACGCTGGCCTTTGCGCAGATGGCCTATTACGTCGCCTCGGGGCTGGCGCGTTACGGCGGCGACGACGGCCTCACCGTCTACAAGCGCAGCGACTTCTCCGGGCTGATCAATCTCGGCAATCGCGTGCAGTTCTATTATCTCTGCCTCGCCTGTCTTCTCGGCGTCCTGTTCCTGATCTGGCGCATCGTCAATTCGCGCTTCGGTCTCGTCGTGCAGGGCCTGCGCTCCAACGAGCAGCGCATGCAGGCGATCGGCTTTCCCGCCAAGCGCTATCAGTTGGTCTGCTTCGTCATCTCCGGCATGATGTGCGGACTTGCCGGCGCGCTGCTCGCCAACAACACCGACTTCATCAGCCCGGCCGTGATGTACTGGACGCGTTCCGGCGACCTCATGGTGATGGTGATCCTCGGCGGCATGGGTACGCTGTTCGGCCCGGTGATGGGCGCGGTGGTGTTCCTGCTGCTGGAGGAGTTCCTGTCGCAGATCACCGAATATTGGGCGCTGATCATGGGGCCGCTACTGCTGCTGATCGTGCTGTTCGGGCGCGGCGGCATCATGGGCATGCTCGGGAGGGCTGGCCGTGGCTGA
- a CDS encoding ABC transporter ATP-binding protein, with translation MAEPLLRVEKLVRRFGGIIATDNVSLDVAAGELHAIIGPNGAGKTTLISQLTGHLEPHSGSVSLGGRDITYLPAYRRCALGLARSFQITSLLLDFTAADNVALAAQAHAGTSFRFFANARKEKGLRDAAHAALDRVGLLHRADVVVNRLSHGERRELELAVALASKPKLLLLDEPMAGLGVTESQRMVKLLQELRREVSIVLVEHDMPAVFALADRISVLVYGRVIASGDPAAIRANEDVKRAYLGDQHVVTHHG, from the coding sequence GTGGCTGAACCCTTGCTCCGCGTCGAGAAGCTGGTGCGCCGCTTCGGCGGCATCATCGCGACGGACAACGTCTCGCTCGACGTCGCGGCCGGCGAGCTGCACGCCATCATCGGCCCGAACGGCGCCGGGAAGACCACGCTGATCAGCCAGCTCACCGGGCATCTCGAACCGCATTCCGGCAGCGTCTCGCTCGGCGGGCGCGACATCACCTACCTGCCGGCCTATCGCCGCTGCGCGCTGGGGCTGGCGCGGTCGTTCCAGATCACCTCGCTGCTGCTCGACTTCACCGCCGCCGACAACGTCGCGCTGGCGGCGCAGGCCCATGCCGGCACCTCGTTCCGCTTCTTCGCCAACGCGCGCAAGGAAAAGGGCTTGCGCGACGCCGCCCATGCCGCGCTCGACCGCGTCGGCCTGTTGCATCGCGCCGACGTCGTCGTGAACAGGCTCAGCCATGGCGAGCGCCGCGAGCTGGAGCTTGCGGTCGCGCTCGCCAGCAAACCGAAATTGCTCCTGCTCGACGAGCCCATGGCCGGCCTCGGCGTCACCGAATCCCAGCGCATGGTCAAGTTGCTCCAGGAGCTGCGCAGGGAGGTCTCGATCGTGCTGGTCGAGCACGACATGCCGGCGGTGTTCGCGCTGGCCGACCGCATCTCGGTGCTGGTCTATGGCCGCGTCATCGCCTCGGGCGATCCGGCCGCGATCCGCGCCAACGAGGACGTCAAGCGCGCCTATCTCGGCGACCAGCATGTGGTGACGCACCATGGCTGA
- a CDS encoding ABC transporter ATP-binding protein, with product MADTLLDVDGIETCYGLSQVLFGLSLSIKPGEMVSLMGRNGMGKTTTIRSIMGLTPARAGSIRFAGSEVRTQPSYRIAKLGVGLVPEGRQIFPNLTVRENLVAAAADRFGSSNPWTLAAIYVMFPRLAERASNMGNQLSGGEQQMLAIGRALMTNPKLLILDEATEGLAPLIREEIWNCLSLLKSRGQSILVVDKNVDHLARICDRHFIIERGKTVWSGTSDELMAEPDLQHKYLGI from the coding sequence ATGGCTGACACGCTGCTCGACGTTGACGGCATCGAGACCTGCTACGGCCTCTCCCAGGTGTTGTTCGGCCTGTCGCTGTCGATCAAGCCGGGCGAGATGGTCTCGCTGATGGGCCGCAACGGTATGGGCAAGACGACGACCATCCGCTCCATCATGGGCCTGACACCGGCGCGCGCCGGGAGCATCCGTTTTGCGGGCTCCGAGGTGCGAACGCAGCCGTCCTACAGGATCGCAAAACTCGGCGTCGGCCTGGTGCCCGAGGGACGCCAGATCTTCCCGAACCTCACCGTGCGCGAAAACCTGGTCGCGGCGGCGGCCGACCGCTTCGGCAGCAGCAATCCCTGGACGCTCGCGGCCATCTACGTGATGTTCCCGCGCCTCGCCGAACGCGCGTCGAACATGGGCAACCAGCTCTCCGGCGGCGAGCAGCAGATGCTGGCGATCGGCCGCGCGCTGATGACCAATCCGAAGCTCCTCATTCTGGACGAAGCGACCGAGGGCCTTGCGCCATTGATCCGCGAAGAAATCTGGAACTGCCTGTCGCTGCTCAAGAGCCGGGGCCAGTCGATCCTGGTCGTCGACAAGAACGTCGATCACCTCGCCCGCATCTGCGACCGCCACTTTATCATCGAGCGCGGCAAGACGGTGTGGAGCGGCACGTCGGACGAACTGATGGCCGAGCCGGATCTGCAGCACAAATATCTGGGGATCTAG